In Calliopsis andreniformis isolate RMS-2024a chromosome 6, iyCalAndr_principal, whole genome shotgun sequence, a single genomic region encodes these proteins:
- the Dnmt3 gene encoding DNA methyltransferase 3, with product MISPNVDIAQVSERKKRGGRDSVKSWAEKSVWSLVCAMELGLISEPSLKSVPFGAFPSDGSLVKTGALEFPSINSPIDVASRPPREALRFTAKMSAQTSRKPLLRTSTRRKLRASKSTTAERNIYGNWDRELDCTRNTTVNNFWKSCKRKLDRRRKRRNRDCPDLYSNVEGMDRDRFCEETQRVDLSTGNGYQAYPTLSRASVDKKPSSHFQRKNVIPRVSGRALHLHDQERPVSKGCAKRKRGRKSARIVENIKSKASSVSIRRHDALSSLSKLKRKVFDNNRWEYSKDEEHPFISDSSAINDRLDGYFNSLPIDHELPSELVTCNASATNTKDNESNSRSSVRSFIDEDGSTGLADVDGLPLAERTSNGSKSSMEIEENCSPDSGGENERNKYLEASSSGSNDCRSISTGREANDVDFEEQNKLSTSVVKHRRRRKMGRSKDRLPSSDKTEKFNEAEVRADDDGSRCRSTEKQLFPVKRSKISSSENVISASVKDAVKADTIRGKIFGNDEEYHDIRRVTRGLKKITKKNFVGKLVRLIGKLSHCLTEYTLYQYLLVRNNESVNYRRRPCRDVTRGREIVGILDRRSSHLLPLFQLNEKTQIESFSNNLKYRLTQTTNVARVRAIDATMQILRKRLSCTLTKPYSVWIENNFSQVIETLDELKFYPYPGRIQQRLDHLKEKNAKITEKYLLDQKRENQAKKAVIERPKESTQQSEADLARLPLREQHPGVITWAKIAGHNWWPAMIIDYRDCCMREPSFGCQWIMWYGDYQLSEIHHQLFLKFDKGIEKLRDYINNTKKHVYLTGVLQASKDYCFRLGCETDNWTLEAVFKYFSKTNHSQPRHDLPKKSESMKIYDKYSAHIVKKLNELKNNPNIDDKRAQDIKNSDDLRSITNGKISVESLCLKCLNVPKGPVEAHPFFDGLLCKDCSEQYKPCMFVFGNDAKCFYCTVCASSGTVIICDNEDCPRVYCTACMKHLLCPTTYEEVLLKDPWECFLCKSKAGVFSDTIVKPRPNWKNQIIDMFRTNSNSNTKIVERCDQKRKIRVLSLFDGLSTGLLVLLKLGLDVDVYYASEIDSDALLVSATHFGDRVIHLGDVREITKEKIMKMAPIDLLIGGSPCNDLSLANPARLGLYDERGTGVLFFEYCRIMKLVQKFNNGRRLFWLYENVASMPTEYRLEINKHLGQEPDVIDSADFSPQHRLRLYWHNLPIEPHALSCQNEQDVQDILTPHCQRYALVKKIRTVTTKVNSLKQGKLALKPILMKNESDSLWITELEEIFGFPRHYTDVKNLSATKRQRLIGKSWSVQTLTAILKSLCSFFECNTIQTN from the exons ATGATTTCCCCAAACGTTGATATCGCACAG GTTTCCGAGAGAAAGAAGCGAGGCGGAAGGGATTCCGTGAAGTCGTGGGCGGAAAAGAGCGTTTGGTCGTTAGTATGCGCCATGGAATTAGGTTTGATATCGGAGCCAAGCCTGAAAAGTGTCCCGTTTGGCGCGTTCCCGAGCGACGGGTCGCTCGTGAAGACGGGCGCACTGGAATTCCCCTCGATAAATTCCCCGATCGACGTTGCGAGTCGTCCGCCACGAGAAGCTCTAAGATTCACCGCGAAGATGTCCGCGCAGACGTCGAGGAAGCCCTTGCTGAGGACGTCGACTCGGAGGAAGCTACGCGCGAGCAAATCTACCACCGCGGAAAGGAACATTTACGGGAACTGGGATCGCGAGCTCGATTGCACGAGGAATACGACAGTGAACAATTTTTGGAAATCGTGTAAGAGAAAGTTGGACAGACGGAGGAAACGGAGGAACAGAGATTGCCCAGACCTGTACTCGAACGTCGAAGGAATGGATAGAGATCGGTTTTGCGAAGAAACCCAAAGAGTCGACCTTTCCACGGGAAACGGTTACCAggcatatccaaccctcagtcgcgcATCAGTTGACAAAAAGCCTTCGAGTCATTTTCAGAGAAAGAATGTGATCCCACGCGTGTCTGGTCGTGCGTTGCATCTCCACGATCAAGAAAGGCCCGTCTCCAAAGGTTGCGCCAAAAGAAAAAGGGGTCGCAAGTCCGCGAGAATCGTCGAGAATATTAAAAGCAAAGCTTCCAGCGTTTCGATTCGCAGACACGATGCTCTTTCTTCTTTAAGCAAGTTAAAGAGAAAGGTCTTCGACAATAATCGTTGGGAATACAGCAAAGATGAGGAGCATCCTTTTATCAGTGATTCCTCGGCGATAAACGATCGTCTTGATGGATACTTCAACTCGCTACCGATCGACCACGAGCTTCCTAGCGAGCTCGTCACATGTAACGCATCTGCGACAAACACGAAAGATAACGAGTCTAATTCGAGGAGTTCGGTGAGATCGTTCATTGACGAAGATGGATCAACAGGATTGGCCGACGTCGATGGGCTCCCGCTGGCTGAGAGGACTTCGAACGGAAGCAAGTCTTCGATGGAGATCGAGGAGAATTGTTCTCCCGATAGCGGTGGCGAAAATGAACGCAACAAATACCTCGAGGCATCGAGCAGTGGATCAAACGACTGCCGTTCGATTTCGACAGGTCGTGAGGCGAACGACGTCGATTTTGAGGAGCAGAACAAACTTTCGACCAGTGTTGTGAAACATCGGCGGCGCAGAAAAATGGGTCGGTCGAAGGATCGCCTTCCATCGTCGGATAAAACTGAGAAATTCAACGAAGCAGAGGTTCGCGCGGATGATGACGGTTCTCGATGCAGATCAACTgaaaaacagcttttccctgtGAAAAGGAGTAAGATAAGTTCGAGCGAGAACGTTATCAGCGCGTCAGTCAAGGACGCTGTGAAAGCCGATACGATTCGTGGAAAAATATTCGGAAACGACGAAGAGTATCACGATATCAGGAGGGTGACACGTGGTTTGAAAAAAATAACCAAAAAGAACTTCGTTGGAAAGCTAGT TCGATTGATCGGTAAACTGAGCCACTGCTTGACTGAATATACTCTCT ATCAATATTTATTAGTAAGGA ATAATGAATC CGTTAATTATCGACGCAGACCATGTAGGGATGTTACCCGAGGCAGGGAAATTGTGGGTATACTGGATCGGAGAAGCTC CCATTTATTACCGTTATTTCAGCTGAACGAAAAAACGCAGATTGAGTCATTCTCAAACAACTTGAAGTACAGACTGACGCAAACCACGAATGTAGCACGGGTCCGAGCCATTGACGCAACTATGCAG ATACTGCGCAAACGATTAAGCTGCACCCTGACGAAGCCTTACTCTGTTTGGATCGAGAACAATTTCTCGCAGGTGATCGAGA CGTTGGATGAACTGAAATTTTATCCGTATCCAGGAAGAATACAGCAGAGGCTTGATCATTTAAAAGAGAAAAACGCGAAAATTACCGAGAAATATTTACTGGATCAAAAGC GTGAAAATCAGGCGAAAAAGGCTGTTATCGAAAGGCCGAAAGAATCAACGCAACAGAGCGAAGCGGATTTAGCACGTCTGCCCTTGAGGGAGCAACATCCAGGAGTTATAACATGGGCTAAAATCGCTGGGCACAATTGGTGGCCAG CAATGATTATCGATTACCGGGACTGTTGCATGCGTGAGCCGAGCTTCGGTTGTCAGTGGATCATGTGGTATGGCGATTATCAACTTTCAGAG ATTCATCACCAGTTGTTCTTGAAATTTGACAAGGGTATCGAGAAATTGCGCGATTACATCAACAACACAAAGAAGCATGTTTATCTCACAGGTGTTCTGCAAGCTTCGAAG GACTATTGCTTCCGTTTAGGATGCGAAACAGATAATTGGACGTTGGAAGCTGTCTTCAAATATTTCTCGAAGACGAATCACTCGCAACCTCGTCACGATCTCCCGAAGAAAAGCGAATCGATGAAAATATATGATAAATATTCCGCGCATATTGTGAAAAAGTTAAACGAATTGAAGAACAATCCAAACATAGATGATAAACGAGCGCAAGACATTAAAAATAGCG ATGATTTACGGTCCATAACCAACGGCAAGATTTCAGTGGAATCGTTGTGCTTAAAGTGTCTAAACGTTCCGAAAGGTCCAGTGGAGGCCCACCCCTTTTTCGACGGATTGCTATGCAAGGATTGTTCG GAACAATATAAACCCTGCATGTTTGTTTTCGGGAATGATGCAAAATGC TTCTACTGTACGGTTTGCGCCAGTTCTGGAACAGTAATCATTTGTGACAACGAGGATTGCCCGAG GGTATACTGTACGGCTTGCATGAAACACTTGTTGTGCCCGACAACATACGAGGAGGTGCTACTAAAGGATCCTTGGGAGTGTTTCCTTTGCAAAAGCAAGGCTGGCGTGTTTTCTGATACGATTGTCAAGCCAAGACCTAACTGGAAAAATCAAATAATCGATATGTTCCGTACTAATTCAAATTCTAACACAAAAATAGTTGAACGTTGCGACCAGAAAAGGAAAATTCGCGTGCTTTCGTTATTCGATGGTTTGAGTACCG GATTATTGGTGCTCCTTAAATTAGGCTTAGATGTAGACGTTTATTATGCGAGCGAAATCGACTCGGACGCGCTATTGGTTAGCGCGACACACTTTGGCGATCGTGTCATTCATTTGGGTGACGTTAGAGAGATAACAAAGGAGAAGATAATGAAAATGGCACCAATTGATCTCTTAATCGGGGGATCACCGTGCAACGACTTGAGCTTGGCTAATCCTGCACGACTCGGCCTCTATG ACGAAAGAGGCACAGGAGTCCTTTTCTTTGAGTACTGTCGAATTATGAAGTTGGTGCAAAAATTTAATAACGGTCGTCGTCTGTTTTGGCTGTATGAAAACGTGGCTTCGATGCCCACCGAGTATAGATTAGAAATCAACAA GCACTTGGGTCAGGAGCCCGACGTGATCGACTCTGCAGACTTTTCCCCTCAGCACAGATTGAGGCTCTACTGGCATAATTTACCAATAGAACCACATGCTTTATCCTGCCAGAACGAACAAGACGTACAGGATATACTTACTCCACACTGCCAACGCTACGCGCTTGTAAAGAAAATCCGCACTGTCACTACAAAAGTCAATTCGTTGAAACAAG GTAAATTGGCCTTGAAACCGATTCTAATGAAGAATGAAAGCGATTCTCTATGGATCACTGAACTCGAGGAAATATTCGGATTTCCTCGTCATTACACGGATGTGAAAAATTTATCCGCAACGAAGCGTCAACGACTGATAGGGAAATCTTGGAGCGTGCAAACTTTAACTGCCATTTTAAAATCTCTATGCTCTTTTTTCGAGTGCAATACGATTCAAACGAATTAA
- the LOC143181136 gene encoding uncharacterized protein LOC143181136 — translation MKFLATKDWGSRRGTFSRYSPGIPSTYIVWQGHRMHHHTGRLLCIRVRVRALLQVTNFFHLEGNFINNLRAEPQKVLHQQAKGKKILKEIFVTTKTGEIDQNSVQGLNEENAVFYRCSD, via the exons ATGAAATTTCTCGCGACCAAAGATTGGGGGAGTAGGCGCGGCACGTTTTCTCGGTACAGCCCTGGTATTCCATCCACCTACATCGTGTGGCAGGGTCACCGCATGCACCACCACACTGGTCGTCTCCTGTGCATACGTGTGCGCGTACGTGCCCTTCTACAGG ttaCGAACTTCTTTCATTTGGAAGGAAATTTTATAAACAATCTGCGGGCAGAACCACAGAAAGTTCTTCACCAGCAGGCGAAGGGAAAGAAAATTTTGAAGGAAATATTTGTAACGACGAAAACAG GTGAAATTGATCAGAACAGTGTTCAAGGGTTAAATGAAGAAAATGCGGTTTTCTATCGATGTTCTGATTAG
- the LOC143181134 gene encoding polynucleotide 5'-hydroxyl-kinase NOL9, whose product MKTMQAKKSKTKVVKVGTKQTKAKLPQYKSRHKFVQGKKKQFLKSLTMNPSFMETSSSNTDVVQSSSKIRKKKIHSTVKGSSSKIQHSVDLSLELRDNSIGAQVTKNRDDKKCRNVSQQQRNIGSPIIVEALSENFSSLRIPEILRHSPKVKTEVGTSGQKQLRKRDVSSTKDETCIIIGESVNPNDTSDTQKNGTKIASSLRCNRKQRKEKKSLQCTETTVLTSAWDADEQAPTFEECLENIKLDTTNQNSSVLETEPTTSHRKSMHNVQDVQSPVRFYSLRNKVLVIMSAKTQFCFTGKLIMKVLYGTVEVYGYVITVDSKSIEIYSPRGYSSVSIKMSNKSLSNNETDIWASLEADGICRDMMNKLIADIDQIQPGMGIILLSNLENKLTKFLNVFYPFRLFPKIRNVSYVSWTDPKRAETILQSKLYVNNYTCKELIIDQQVTHDVSQKMLNCWCKNEWTCTLIAGGKSVGKSTSTRCLINSLLPVSKMVVLVDVDPGQTECTPPGCISFTVIEQPLMGPNFTHLKTPAFQLYIGDVNVTRCITRYIEGIKILVDKLCSNPILSHLPIVVNTMGFTQGIGWDIAVFTIKLIRPSLVVQIMSQKSKNNYAQYLNKEVVNQQELPWASWSMSIVDWNRPCDHELCIVNSHAERKSAPVNETWNMEPYQQRELVTTSYFSEVVANPANSKSCYDSISFNINEIVPYVLSFSSLIISIPRVSVPPSHVLNVMNGNIVALCGIDVEQVESEETEITSGLRVVNRLPLCPCYGFGIVRGIDTERGEIFINTPLPLYMIQYVNCLVGCIPVPTTLLQLNQHKNVPYTGGNGDLPMSREPRRGYFRMRYQQKPNNN is encoded by the exons ATGAAAACGATGCAGGCAAAAAAATCTAAAACAAAAGTTGTCAAAGTTGGTACAAAGCAAACGAAAGC GAAATTACCTCAGTATAAAAGTAGGCACAAATTCGTTcaaggaaaaaaaaaacaatttcttAAGTCCCTAACAATGAATCCATCATTTATGGAGACTTCTTCATCAAATACAGACGTTGTGCAGAGTAGCTCAAaaataagaaagaaaaaaatccATTCTACTGTCAAAGGATCCAGCAGTAAAATACAAC ATTCTGTGGATCTTTCCTTAGAGTTAAGAGACAATTCTATAGGAGCACAAGTAACCAAAAACAGAGATGACAAGAAGTGTCGCAATGTTTCCCAACAACAGAGAAACATAGGGTCGCCTATAATAGTTGAAGCACTTTCAGAAAATTTTTCTTCACTGAGAATACCAGAAATTCTTAGACACAGTCCGAAAGTGAAAACAGAAGTGGGTACCTCTGGTCAAAAACAGTTACGAAAACGTGATGTCAGTTCAACAAAGGATGAAACTTGTATTATCATTGGTGAATCAGTAAATCCAAATGACACGTCTGATACTCAAAAAAATGGTACTAAAATAGCGTCGTCCTTGCGATGTAACCGTAAACAACGTAAAGAAAAAAAGTCGTTACAATGTACAGAGACTACTGTTCTTACTTCTGCTTGGGATGCCGACGAACAAGCTCCTACATTTGAAGAATGTcttgaaaatataaaacttgATACTACTAATCAAAATAGTAGCGTGTTAGAAACAGAACCTACTACCTCTCACAGAAAGAGTATGCATAATGTACAAGATGTCCAGAGTCCAGTACGTTTTTATTCTTTAAGAAACAAAGTTCTTGTTATAATGTCAGCAAAGACACAATTTTGTTTTACTGGTAAACTAATTATGAAAGTGTTATATGGTACAGTAGAAGTTTACGGATACGTAATAACTGTAGATAGCAAATCTATTGAAATTTACTCTCCTAGGGGCTACAGTAGCGTTTCAATTAAAATGAGTAATAAATCTTTATCAAATAACGAAACAGATATCTGGGCGTCTCTTGAAGCTGATGGCATTTGCCGAGATATGATGAATAAATTGATTGCCGATATTGATCAAATTCAGCCTGGAATGGGGATTATTCTACTGTCAAATTTAGAGAATAAATTGACCAAATTTTTGAATGTTTTTTATCCATTTAGACTATTCCCAAAAATAAGGAACGTTTCATACGTTTCTTGGACTGATCCAAAAAGAGCCGAAACGATACTTCAATCAAAGCTCTATGTTAATAATTATACCTGTAAAGAATTGATCATCGATCAACAGGTAACACATGACGTTAGCCAAAAAATGTTGAATTGCTGGTGCAAGAATGAGTGGACCTGTACTTTAATCGCTGGTGGTAAAAGTGTCGGGAAATCTACTAGTACACGTTGTTTGATAAACAGTTTGTTACCTGTTTCCAAGATGGTGGTTCTTGTGGATGTAGATCCTGGTCAAACAGAGTGTACACCACCAGGCTGTATATCCTTTACtgtaatagaacagcctttaatGGGACCCAATTTCACACATTTAAAAACaccagctttccagttatataTTGGGGACGTAAATGTTACACGGTGCATCACACGATACATTGAAGGCATTAAAATATTAGTCGATAAACTATGTAGTAACCCGATTTTGTCCCATCTACCCATCGTTGTAAATACAATGGGATTTACCCAAGGTATTGGATGGGATATTGCCGTCTTTACGATAAAACTCATTCGACCTTCTTTGGTGGTACAAATAATGTCTCAAAAGTCAAAGAATAATTACGCTCAGTACTTGAATAAAGAAGTGGTCAACCAACAG GAATTACCATGGGCTTCGTGGAgcatgagtattgttgattggaaTCGGCCGTGTGATCACGAATTATGTATTGTGAATTCTCATGCTGAACGTAAAAGTGCTCCAGTGAACGAGACTTGGAACATGGAGCCATATCAGCAACGAGAACTTGTAACTACCTCTTACTTTAGTGAAGTGGTGGCAAATCCTGCGAATTCCAA GTCATGCTACGACTCCATATCGTTCAATATTAACGAAATTGTGCCATATGT ATTATCTTTTTCTTCGTTAATTATTTCAATTCCACGAGTCTCAGTACCACCGTCGCATGTTTTGAATGTAATGAATGGTAACATAGTGGCCTTGTGTGGAATCGATGTAGAACAAGTCGAATCAGAGGAGACTGAAATTACATCGGGTCTAAGAGTAGTAAACAGATTACCCCTTTGCCCTTGTTATGGTTTTG GAATCGTCAGGGGAATCGACACGGAACGTggagaaatatttataaatacaccACTGCCTCTTTATATGATACAATACGTGAATTGTTTAGTAGGATGTATACCGGTGCCTACAACGTTGCTGCAACTGAATCAACATAAGAACGTTCCTTATACAGGCGGAAATGGTGATCTACCAATGAGTCGAGAGCCTCGTAGAGGGTATTTCCGCATGAGATATCAACAAAAGCCAAATAATAATTGA